The region attttcaaaatttaaacaatgCGGATTCTCATCCAATGTGAATCCAAATCCCGTGAAACTCtcctctgtctctgtctccgTCTCTCAAACGACAAGGAGAGAGACGccattggagaagaaaacgtGAAACAGGTGGGAGAAGGATAGAGGTCCGGAGGAGAAGAAAGCGGAGCTGCTCAGATTGTTGCAGTTTTGAGAAGATGGGCCATGGGAATCAATCGAACGCAGAATCAAGCAAAtcaatagtatttttattttttaattatattaataataaattggaTTTTGTCTCCAAAGAAATGCTGAcgtattaatttataataaaatgttttttagaaaacttaaaaaaaaaacgtttttaaatattgttttttcaaattatatgaaattagactcttattaaaaaaaaaatagaataaaaaattaacaaattatctaattaaattgTAATAATCTCTAAAACTTTAAGTTCTCTCTCTAATATATCTTAAAACAtgctaaattattaataataatatagatTAGATAAAGTCtagctaatttaggaatgattctaagtttataattaaagaatattcttttttttttgtacgaGATATGTCCCCCAAATCAAGGTTCAaggtttatgctcaaagtggacaatttcATACCAGTGTGAAGAGTGGTGTTCATCTAACAGAGTATCAGAACTATGCCCCTAAACATGATCATACCAATAAATTGGTATTagattctcaaatgtcgaacaaaagacttcaaaagaaaaagagtcgagaaaaaaaagtcaagTCTCGATTAAAGAGAGacgtgctttgttcgaggggaagtgtggaatgatgaaagtcccacctaATTATATAAAGTGGAGGACAATTTCATGAGATTATTCAGTTCAAATACTGAGATAATTAGGTcatcaactaaaaaatattctaataaatgtttaatattttttttaattaagaaatttctCAGATAATGGTCTAAATTtggttatttattaaataatttttgataatttacaaattcaaaatcgGGAAGACAATTTTCATATTCAAATCCAAATGTTCGATCATTCAGCCAGAAATTTCAACGGACTTGACAtccgttttcttttcttccgcCTTCGGAACAGTCACAGTAAGAACGCCGTTCTCCATGGATGCCctaatttcttccatttttgcaTCCTCCGGCAGCCTGAATCTTCTCTGGAACTTTCCACAGCTACGCTCAATCCGATGCCAGGTTTCGTTCTTGTTCTCTTTCTCTACGCTCCTTTCGCCGCTGATCTGAAGTACTTTACCGTCTTCAATCTCCACTTTCActtcctctttcttcattCCAGGCAGATCGGCTTTCATTACATGAGCCTCTGGCGTCTCCTTCCAGTCTACACGAGTGTTCATCAGAGCCGAAGTTTCTCGAGAGACTTCAGGAACTTGagttaaaattgaagaaggaaaatgaaaatcgaATGGATCTGAGAGATCGAAGGTGGCAAATGGATCGTAAATGTTGCTCCGTCGGCCACCGAAAAAGCTTGGAATCATCGACAT is a window of Cucurbita pepo subsp. pepo cultivar mu-cu-16 unplaced genomic scaffold, ASM280686v2 Cp4.1_scaffold002375, whole genome shotgun sequence DNA encoding:
- the LOC111786679 gene encoding 17.5 kDa class I heat shock protein-like, coding for MSMIPSFFGGRRSNIYDPFATFDLSDPFDFHFPSSILTQVPEVSRETSALMNTRVDWKETPEAHVMKADLPGMKKEEVKVEIEDGKVLQISGERSVEKENKNETWHRIERSCGKFQRRFRLPEDAKMEEIRASMENGVLTVTVPKAEEKKTDVKSVEISG